The genome window TGACGCATTAACTACTACAATTTTTCCTGCCTGTGCAGAACTCGCGGGATGACTTCTTTCCTGGGTCGCCTTAAAGCGCTTGGCTTATAGCTTTGTCTGCAGTTGATATCAGCCAACTACACTATTGGAGTACAGATTTTGTCCAGACTCGCCGAATTTCGCGCAGCAGAAAAAGCCCTTCAAGAGCAGCTTGCCCAGCTGGAATCCCTGAAGAACGATGCTGGCCTGAAGAAAGAAATCGAATTCGAAGAAAAGCTTCAAGCCCTGATGAAGAGCTATGGCAAAGGCCTGCGCGACATCATTTCCATCCTTGATCCAAACCCGGGCAAATCCAGCGCCGCCGCTACCGCACCTAAACAGCGCCGTGCGCGGGTGGTCAAGGTTTACCAGAACCCGCACACCGGTGAACTGATCGAAACCAAAGGCGGTAACCACCGTGGCCTCAAGGCATGGAAAGAACAGTACGGCGCTGCCACTGTAGATTCCTGGCTTCGCGGCTGATCGTACCGGACTTATAAAGAGCCCCGCTGACGCGGGGCTTTTTTATTTTATCGGTTCGAAATCGAACTTAAATAACATTTCACTTTGTTCAAAATCGACAGGCCTCACGCACTTAAAGTTTCAGGCTGTCGCGCACCGAACTGACTTCTTGCTTGCTGGCTTCGTACGCCTCGGCCTGACCTGCGTATGAAAAAACATACGCCTTATCGGTATCAACCGCGCCCACCAATGTTTGCGAGAGCACGTGTCGCCCGTTCTCGGTTATCACGCAAGTAGTTTCCAACGCTTCAAGACGGCTCAATGTTGTAGCGTGCATCTTGCTGCACACGCTTTGATAACCACCTTGGGCGAAATCCTTCTGGATGGATTTGCGCATCTCCAGCAGTACGCCTTGAAGATTAACCTTATGACCAACTTCAATCGGCGTCCCGGTCAACTCCATGACCATCAGGGTCGTACCGTTTTCATCATTCTTGATTGCCCGCTGCCGCGACACTGCCTGGGGTTTGGCAGGTGCCTGGTCATCCGCCACGACTTCTTCAACCTGCCACCCACTAGGCCAATGAATTTCGGGCTCGGCGGCCACTACGCAGGAACTGCCCAACCACAAGCACAGCATGCTCAACAGCGGTTTACGAAATTCGGTCATTACGAAAAACACCCAAGGTTCAATGGCCAAAGTTTGAGCCCCAGCCTCCACAGGCCGCAAGGCCTGCGTGGCTTTTTCATCTGGCGACCGGACCGAGCCTTGCGTATCATGGCCCGGCTGCACGGATGCCAGCCGCAAGCCAAGGAACCGCTCACATTTCAGAGCCGCGTTTGCCCCATTTTTTCTGGAGGGCCCATGAGCCTGCACGAACTGAACACCTTCCCGGGCGTCACTGCCCAACCTGATACCGCCACCGCGAACTTCGTGTTCAACCACACCATGCTGCGGGTCAAGGACATTACCAAGTCGCTGGACTTCTACACCCGCGTCCTGGGCTTTTCCCTGGTTGAAAAACGCGACTTCCCGGAAGCCGAGTTCAGCCTGTACTTCCTCGCCCTGGTGGATAAGTCCCAGATCCCGGCCGATGCTGCCGCGCGCACCCAATGGATGAAGTCGATTCCAGGCATCCTGGAACTGACCCACAACCACGGCACCGAAAACGACGCCGACTTCGCCTATCACAACGGCAATACCGACCCGCGTGGCTTTGGCCATATCTGCATCTCGGTGCCGGATATCGTCGCCGCCTGCGAGCGCTTCGAAGCCCTGGGCTGCGATTTCCAGAAGCGCCTGAGCGATGGCCGCATGAAGAGCCTGGCGTTCATCAAGGACCCGGATGCGTACTGGGTCGAAATTATCCAGCCCGCGCCGCTGTAACGAAAAAACCCCATGATCGCTCATGGGGTTTTTCATTTGCGCGGCCGTCCTTACGCCGGGGCAGAAGTCCGGATCAGGTGGTCGAACGCACTCAGGGAAGCCTTGGCACCCTCGCCCACCGCAATCACGATCTGCTTGTAAGGCACCGTCGTGACGTCACCGGCAGCGAACACACCCGGCAGTGACGTCTCGCCACGCGCATCGACGATGATCTCGCCGCGAGGCGTCAGTTCCACGGTGCCTTTGAGCCAGTCGGTGTTGGGCAGCAGACCGATCTGGACAAAGATACCTTCCAGGTCGATGGTCTTGAACTCGCCGCTGTCCCGGTCCTTGTACGCCAGGCCGGTGACTTTCTGGCCATCGCCTTTCACTTCGCTGGTCAGCGCGCTGGTGATGACGTCGACGTTCGGCAGGCTGTAGAGCTTGCGCTGCAACACAGCGTCGGCGCGCAACTTGCTGTCGAACTCGAGCAAAGTTACGTGGCTGACGATACCAGCCAGGTCGATCGCGGCTTCCACGCCGGAGTTGCCACCGCCGATCACTGCCACACGCTTGCCCTTGAACAACGGACCGTCACAGTGCGGGCAGAAGCACACGCCCTTGGCCTTGTATTCCTGCTCGCCCGGGACACCCATTTCTCTCCAGCGAGCGCCGGTCGCCAGGATCACGGTCTTGGACTTGAGGGTCGCACCGCTTTCGAAGCGAATTTCGTGCAGGTCACCGGCGTTTTTCGCCGGGATCAAGGCACTGGCGCGCTGCAGGTTCATGATGTCTACGTCGTACTGACGCACGTGGGCTTCCAGGGCGCTGGCCAGTTTCGGCCCCTCGGTTTCCTGTACCGAGATAAAGTTCTCGATGGACATAGTGTCCAGCACTTGCCCGCCGAAACGCTCGGCGGCGACGCCGGTGCGAATACCTTTGCGTGCCGCGTAGATCGCAGCCGACGAACCGGCTGGGCCGCCGCCGACGACGAGCACATCGAAGGCCTCTTTGGCGCTGATTTTCTCGGCGGCTTTTTCGATGCCGCTGGTGTCGAGCTTGGCGAGAATCTCTTCCAGGCCCATGCGGCCCTGACCGAAGTTCACACCATTGAGGTACACGCTGGGCACCGCCATAACCTGGCGTTCGTCAACCTCAGCCTGGAACAGTGCACCGTCGATGGCGACGTGGCGGATGTTCGGGTTGAGCACGGCCATCAGGTTCAACGCCTGGACCACGTCCGGGCAGTTCTGGCAGGACAGCGAGAAGTAAGTCTCGAAGCTGAACTCGCCTTTGAGGGCGCGGATCTGTTCAATCACTTCGACACTGGCCTTCGACGGGTGGCCACCGACTTGCAGCAGGGCCAGCACCAGCGAAGTGAATTCATGGCCCATGGGGATGCCGGCAAAACGCAGGCTGATCTCGGCACCCGGGCGGTTAATGGAGAACGAAGGCTTGCGCGCATCGTTGCCATCGGTTTTCAGGGTAATCAGCGTCGTAAGGCTGACCACGTCCTGCAAAAGAGCAAGCATTTCCTGGGATTTCGCGCCGTCGTCGAGGGAGGCGACGATCTCGATCGGCTGGGTGACCCGTTCCAGGTATGACTTCAACTGAGCTTTAAGATTGGCGTCCAACATACGGGCGATTTCCTGTTCATTCGGTTTATTGCAGACAAAAAAACGCCCGAGCGAATTTCGCCCGGGCGTTTTTGGGGGCGGATGCAGCTTACTTAAGTGCGGATTCCCGCCCTTGAGACTTCACAGACTTAGATCTTGCCGACCAGGTCCAGGGACGGAGCCAGGGTGGCCTCGCCTTCTTTCCACTTGGCTGGGCACACTTCGCCTGGGTGGGCAGCAACGTACTGAGCGGCCTTGATTTTGCGCAGCAGCTCGGACGCGTCACGGCCAACACCGCCGTCGTTCAGTTCAACGATCTTGATCTGACCTTCCGGGTTGACAACGAAAGTACCGCGGTCTGCCAGGCCAGCTTCTTCGATCAGTACGTCGAAGTTGCGGGAGATGGTCAGGGTTGGGTCGCCGATCATGGTGTACTGGATCTTGCCAATGGCTGGCGAAGTGTTGTGCCAGGCAGCGTGGGCAAAGTGGGTGTCGGTGGAAACGCTGTAGATTTCGACGCCCAGCTTCTGGAATTCGGCGTAGTTGTCAGCCAGGTCTTCCAGCTCGGTTGGGCAAACGAAGGTGAAGTCGGCTGGGTAGAAGAACACAACAGACCACTTGCCTTTCAGGTCAGCGTCAGACACATCTACGAAGTTGCCGTTTTTGTAGGCGGTAGCTTTGAACGGTTTTACTTGGCTGTTGATGATAGGCATCGTTGACTCTCCGTCAGGTTTGTAGAAGGGCTTTGTAAGTTGATGAGGTGAATCCTACCCACTCTCTACGCCGATGGCTCATTGGCAAACCTGATGCTGACGATTGGTTTTCCCTATCAGGTGACTGTATTAATAGAAGAAATCTCAAAGCAGCGGCTGGCTCGCCAGGGTCATGCCGAGAAAGGGCGTCGCTTCAACATAGCGCATGGCGGATTTCATGTCGCTCCAGCCGACGTAACTCATCAACGACTTCAAATCCCAACCGCTGCGATGAGCCCAGGTGGCAAAGCCCCGGCGCAGCGAGTGGCTGGTGTAGTGCTCGGCGGGGATGCCGGCACGCTCCAGGGCCTGGCGCAGCAACGGGATCACACTGTTGGGGTGCAAGCCCTCCTCCCCCAGGTTGCCCCAGCGATCAATCCCGCGAAACACCGGGCCACGTACCAAAGCCGAGGCACTGAGCCACTCGCTATAGGCCTGCACCGGGCACAGGCGCAACAGTGCCGGGGTGTGATAGGTCTTGCCGAGATTGTCGCGGTCGCTTTTGCTGCGGGGTAGGTACAGGCTGATCCCTGCACCGGGCATGGCTTGCACATGCTCGATAGAGAGCCGGCACAGCTCATCGCTGCGAAAGCCACGCCAGAATCCCACCAGTATCAGCGCGGTATCACGCTTGGCACGCAGCAATCGGGGCTGGTCCTGTGTTAGCACCGCCTCTTTCGCTTCAGCATCAAGAGAAGCAACGACCTGCTCCAGATGCTTGAGCTGCAACGGTTCGGCTTGCTTTTCCTGCGCTGGGTGCACAGCACGAATGCCCTTGAGTACCTTGCGCACCACGGGCGCCTTGGTGGGGTCAGGAAACCCCTGGCTCGTATGCCATTGCGCCAGTGCCGAGAGCCGCAACTTCAGCGTGTTGACTGCCAGCAAACCGGCATGGGCGACCAGATAGCGCGCCACGCTGTCGCTGGTCGCCGGCAGGAACCCGCCCCAGCTCACTTCGAAATGCTCGATTGCCGCGCGGTAGCTACGCCGCGTGTTATCGCGGGTGGCAGCGTTGAGGTAACGATCCAGATCGCTCATCGGAAGCCTATTCGTACTGCTGGTTGCGCTTTCGCGGTTTCACGACGTGTGACACGGGATAATACGCCAATATCCTATCTGTTAAATGATGAATTTAAACAAGTTTTTATACGTGATATAGTATGTATATACATACCACGTACCACATTACGAAATCGACGGAGACCCCATGGCTCGCGGCGGCATCAACAAAGCAGTAGTTCAAACGGCCCGCTTGGCAATCCTCGCTCGCGGCGAGAACCCCAGCATCGACGCAGTGCGTATCGAGATGGGCAATACCGGCTCGAAAACCACCATTCATCGTTATTTGAAAGAGCTGGATGAAAGCGAAACCCGCACCACCATCACCGAAGCGCCGATCGACGACGAGCTTGGCGAACTGGTGGCGCGACTAGCCCAGCGCCTGAAAGAGAAAGCCCAGGAGCCAATCGACCTGGCCCTGGCGCAGTTCGAACAGCAGAAGGCCGCCCTGCTCGCCCAGGTGCAAGCCCTTGAGGAGATCCATGGCCAACTCCAGCAGCAGTTCGATATCCAGGCCGCCGCCCTGACAGAAGAAAGCGCCGCCCTTCAAACCGCCAGCACCAGCCTGCAAACCGAGCAAACCCGCAACGCCGGGCTGAGCCAGGCGTGCAGTGACTACGAGCTAAGGATCAACGACAAGGACGAGCAGATTCGTTCATTGGAAGAAAAGCACCTGCATGCCCGGGACGCGCTGGAGCATTACCGCAATGCCATAAAAGAGCAGCGCGAGCAGGAACAGCGCCGCCATGAAGGCCAGTTGCAACAGGTACAGGCAGAACTGCGCCAGGCCCAACAGAACGCCATGGTGCGCCAGGATGAAATCACCCAACTGCATCGCGACAATGAGCGGCTGTTGATTGAGCATCGGGTGACAGCGAAGGAATTGACCGCACTGCAGGAGCAATCCCGCAAGGATCAGGCCCAGCAACTCAAGCTGACTGAACAGCTAAGCCTGATTGACAGCGAACGCACCCTGCTTCAGGAGCGCCTGCGGGTAGCGGCGCTGGAGAGCCAGTCATGCCAGGAAGCGCTGGGCGAACAGCAGCACGTCAATAAAACCCTGGAACTGGCGCTGATCAAGGCCCAGGCCAGTGTCGAGGCGTTGCGCCTGGCTGCCGCCGTTGCAGCGGCGCCAGAGGCAACACCCAAGGCCTGATCAGCCCGCTACAGGCGTGCGCATGGTGACGAACTCTTCCGCCGCCGTCGGGTGCACGCCGATAGTTTCATCGAAATGCTGCTTGGTCGCGCCCGCCTTGAGCGCGATCGCCAGGCCCTGCACGATTTCCCCCGCATCCGGGCCGACCATGTGGCAACCCAGCACTTTGTCGGTGTCGGCGTCGACCACCAGCTTCATCAGGGTCTTTTCCTGGCACTCGGTCAGGGTCAGTTTCATCGGCCGGAAACGGCTTTCGAAGACCTGCACCTTGTGGCCCTTTTCTTTCGCGTCTTCTTCGGAGAGCCCCACGGTGCCAATGTTCGGCAGGCTGAACACCGCCGTCGGGATCATCTTGTAATCCACCGCACGATACTGCTCAGGCTTGAACAGGCGACGCGCCACGGCCATGCCTTCCGCCAGGGCAACCGGGGTCAATTGCACACGACCGATTACATCGCCGATAGCGAGGATCGAGGACTCGGCGGTCTGGTACAGGTCATCCACCTCAACGAAGCCCCGCTTGTCGAGCTTGACGCCGGTGTTCTCCAACCCCAGGTTATCCAGCATCGGACGCCGCCCCGTGGCGTAGAACACGCAATCAGCCTCCAGCACCCGGCCGTCTTTCAGGGTGGCCTTGAGACTGCCATCGGCCTGCTTGTCGATGCGCGCGATGTCGGCATTGAATTGCAGGTCCAGGCCGCGCTTGGTCAGCTCTTCCTTCAAATGCGTGCGTACCGAACCGTCGAAGCCGCGCAGGAACAGGTCGCCGCGATACAGCAACGAGGTATGGGCACCCAGGCCGTGGAAAATACCGGCAAACTCAACAGCGATGTAACCACCGCCGACCACCAGCACACGTTTGGGCAATTCCTTGAGGAAAAACGCTTCATTGGAGCCAATGGCGTGTTCGTGCCCCGGAATCTCCGGAATCTGCGGCCAAC of Pseudomonas azotoformans contains these proteins:
- a CDS encoding histone-like nucleoid-structuring protein, MvaT/MvaU family, with the protein product MSRLAEFRAAEKALQEQLAQLESLKNDAGLKKEIEFEEKLQALMKSYGKGLRDIISILDPNPGKSSAAATAPKQRRARVVKVYQNPHTGELIETKGGNHRGLKAWKEQYGAATVDSWLRG
- a CDS encoding DUF4946 domain-containing protein codes for the protein MTEFRKPLLSMLCLWLGSSCVVAAEPEIHWPSGWQVEEVVADDQAPAKPQAVSRQRAIKNDENGTTLMVMELTGTPIEVGHKVNLQGVLLEMRKSIQKDFAQGGYQSVCSKMHATTLSRLEALETTCVITENGRHVLSQTLVGAVDTDKAYVFSYAGQAEAYEASKQEVSSVRDSLKL
- the gloA gene encoding lactoylglutathione lyase, with product MSLHELNTFPGVTAQPDTATANFVFNHTMLRVKDITKSLDFYTRVLGFSLVEKRDFPEAEFSLYFLALVDKSQIPADAAARTQWMKSIPGILELTHNHGTENDADFAYHNGNTDPRGFGHICISVPDIVAACERFEALGCDFQKRLSDGRMKSLAFIKDPDAYWVEIIQPAPL
- the ahpF gene encoding alkyl hydroperoxide reductase subunit F, yielding MLDANLKAQLKSYLERVTQPIEIVASLDDGAKSQEMLALLQDVVSLTTLITLKTDGNDARKPSFSINRPGAEISLRFAGIPMGHEFTSLVLALLQVGGHPSKASVEVIEQIRALKGEFSFETYFSLSCQNCPDVVQALNLMAVLNPNIRHVAIDGALFQAEVDERQVMAVPSVYLNGVNFGQGRMGLEEILAKLDTSGIEKAAEKISAKEAFDVLVVGGGPAGSSAAIYAARKGIRTGVAAERFGGQVLDTMSIENFISVQETEGPKLASALEAHVRQYDVDIMNLQRASALIPAKNAGDLHEIRFESGATLKSKTVILATGARWREMGVPGEQEYKAKGVCFCPHCDGPLFKGKRVAVIGGGNSGVEAAIDLAGIVSHVTLLEFDSKLRADAVLQRKLYSLPNVDVITSALTSEVKGDGQKVTGLAYKDRDSGEFKTIDLEGIFVQIGLLPNTDWLKGTVELTPRGEIIVDARGETSLPGVFAAGDVTTVPYKQIVIAVGEGAKASLSAFDHLIRTSAPA
- the ahpC gene encoding alkyl hydroperoxide reductase subunit C; protein product: MPIINSQVKPFKATAYKNGNFVDVSDADLKGKWSVVFFYPADFTFVCPTELEDLADNYAEFQKLGVEIYSVSTDTHFAHAAWHNTSPAIGKIQYTMIGDPTLTISRNFDVLIEEAGLADRGTFVVNPEGQIKIVELNDGGVGRDASELLRKIKAAQYVAAHPGEVCPAKWKEGEATLAPSLDLVGKI
- a CDS encoding site-specific integrase; translated protein: MSDLDRYLNAATRDNTRRSYRAAIEHFEVSWGGFLPATSDSVARYLVAHAGLLAVNTLKLRLSALAQWHTSQGFPDPTKAPVVRKVLKGIRAVHPAQEKQAEPLQLKHLEQVVASLDAEAKEAVLTQDQPRLLRAKRDTALILVGFWRGFRSDELCRLSIEHVQAMPGAGISLYLPRSKSDRDNLGKTYHTPALLRLCPVQAYSEWLSASALVRGPVFRGIDRWGNLGEEGLHPNSVIPLLRQALERAGIPAEHYTSHSLRRGFATWAHRSGWDLKSLMSYVGWSDMKSAMRYVEATPFLGMTLASQPLL
- a CDS encoding DNA-binding protein, coding for MARGGINKAVVQTARLAILARGENPSIDAVRIEMGNTGSKTTIHRYLKELDESETRTTITEAPIDDELGELVARLAQRLKEKAQEPIDLALAQFEQQKAALLAQVQALEEIHGQLQQQFDIQAAALTEESAALQTASTSLQTEQTRNAGLSQACSDYELRINDKDEQIRSLEEKHLHARDALEHYRNAIKEQREQEQRRHEGQLQQVQAELRQAQQNAMVRQDEITQLHRDNERLLIEHRVTAKELTALQEQSRKDQAQQLKLTEQLSLIDSERTLLQERLRVAALESQSCQEALGEQQHVNKTLELALIKAQASVEALRLAAAVAAAPEATPKA
- the gorA gene encoding glutathione-disulfide reductase yields the protein MAYDFDLYVIGAGSGGVRAARFAAGFGAKVAVAESRYLGGTCVNVGCVPKKLLVYGAHFAEDFEQASGFGWSLGEANFDWATLIANKDREINRLNGIYRNLLVNSGVTLHEGHARLVDPHQVEINGQRFTAKHILIATGGWPQIPEIPGHEHAIGSNEAFFLKELPKRVLVVGGGYIAVEFAGIFHGLGAHTSLLYRGDLFLRGFDGSVRTHLKEELTKRGLDLQFNADIARIDKQADGSLKATLKDGRVLEADCVFYATGRRPMLDNLGLENTGVKLDKRGFVEVDDLYQTAESSILAIGDVIGRVQLTPVALAEGMAVARRLFKPEQYRAVDYKMIPTAVFSLPNIGTVGLSEEDAKEKGHKVQVFESRFRPMKLTLTECQEKTLMKLVVDADTDKVLGCHMVGPDAGEIVQGLAIALKAGATKQHFDETIGVHPTAAEEFVTMRTPVAG